A genomic segment from Thermoplasmatales archaeon encodes:
- a CDS encoding transposase, producing the protein AITEGDVNDSSLFEDFIEHIPAGSTIYGDKAYFSRKNYNIAEKKGIIFHSPPKKNALAKCKS; encoded by the coding sequence TTGCCATAACTGAAGGAGATGTAAATGATTCCTCTCTTTTTGAAGATTTTATAGAGCATATACCCGCTGGCTCTACAATTTATGGAGATAAAGCATATTTTTCAAGAAAGAATTATAATATTGCTGAAAAGAAGGGAATAATATTTCATTCCCCTCCTAAGAAAAATGCTTTAGCTAAATGTAAGAGTTAA